The Coffea arabica cultivar ET-39 chromosome 1e, Coffea Arabica ET-39 HiFi, whole genome shotgun sequence genome has a window encoding:
- the LOC113705084 gene encoding E3 ubiquitin-protein ligase PUB22-like, with translation MDEIEIPSQFLCPISMQLMRDPVIVATGMTYDRESIEKWLFTCKNSTCPMTKQELQSTDLTPNHNLRRLIQAWCTLNSSNGIERIPTPKPPVEKSQILKLINEAKNSTNTQTKCLQRLRSISEGSQSNRKSLEAAGAVEFLASIIEKNDEACDEALNLLYHLDASDADLKKLMSDDGKFAETLMPVLKCGSCQSRAYAIMMLKSAFRVADPVQLMTAKPEIFIEIVHILKDQISQQASKAALKLLVDLSPWGRNRIKAIEAGAVLVLIELLLDSSERRASELILTLLDQICRTADGRAELLKHGAGLAIVSKKIFRVSQVASDRAVRILFSICKYSPTSRVLQEMLQVGVVAKLCLVLQVENNQKTIARAKEILYLHARIWKDSPCIPPSLLSSYPA, from the coding sequence ATGGATGAAATTGAAATCCCTTCACAGTTTCTTTGTCCAATTTCTATGCAACTAATGAGAGATCCAGTTATAGTTGCAACTGGAATGACATACGATAGAGAGAGCATAGAAAAATGGTTGTTTACTTGCAAAAATTCCACTTGTCCAATGACAAAACAAGAGCTACAAAGCACAGATCTTACTCCAAATCATAATCTTCGACGGTTGATTCAGGCATGGTGCACCCTCAATTCTTCCAACGGGATTGAGCGGATTCCAACTCCAAAGCCACCAGTTGAGAAATCCCAGATTTTGAAGCTCATCAATGAAGCCAAGAATTCAACAAATACTCAGACCAAATGCTTGCAAAGGCTCAGATCCATTTCTGAAGGAAGTCAAAGTAACAGAAAGAGCTTGGAGGCTGCCGGTGCTGTTGAATTCTTAGCTTCAATAATcgagaaaaatgatgaagcaTGTGATGAAGCATTGAATCTTCTATATCATCTTGATGCATCGGATGCAGATTTGAAGAAACTCATGAGTGATGATGGCAAATTTGCGGAGACATTAATGCCAGTCTTGAAATGTGGAAGTTGCCAATCTCGAGCTTATGCAATAATGATGCTGAAGTCTGCTTTCAGGGTGGCAGATCCGGTGCAATTGATGACTgctaaacctgaaattttcatCGAAATAGTCCACATTTTGAAGGATCAAATCTCACAACAAGCTTCGAAGGCTGCATTGAAGCTCCTTGTGGATCTTAGTCCATGGGGAAGAAATCGAATAAAGGCAATCGAGGCGGGGGCAGTTTTAGTCCTGATTGAGCTACTTCTTGATTCATCAGAAAGAAGGGCTAGTGAACTTATACTAACTCTGTTGGATCAGATTTGCAGAACTGCAGATGGACGAGCAGAATTGCTGAAGCATGGGGCCGGATTAGCTAtagtttccaagaaaatctttAGGGTTTCTCAAGTCGCAAGTGATAGAGCTGTGAGAATACTTTTTTCAATCTGCAAGTATTCTCCAACTTCTAGGGTTCTTCAAGAAATGTTGCAAGTTGGAGTTGTTGCAAAGTTGTGCCTTGTCCTTCAAGTGGAGAACAATCAGAAGACAATTGCGAGAGCCAAGGAAATCTTATATTTGCATGCTAGGATTTGGAAAGACTCCCCATGCATCCCACCTTCTTTGCTTTCTTCTTATCCGGCTTGA